The proteins below come from a single Acidovorax sp. NCPPB 4044 genomic window:
- a CDS encoding recombinase family protein has product MNQRIGYARVSTDDQHLDLQRDALQQAGCGVIYEEAASGKNTARPELEQCRKALRAGDTLVVWRLDRLGRSLPDLVQVVTDLEQRGVGFESLTEKIETGSAAGKLIFHVFAALAEFERGLIRERTQAGLAAARARGRAGGRKPKLDEQQVREIKALLRDPDIHVADVARRYGVSRTTIYKHCGVVQPRHQ; this is encoded by the coding sequence ATGAATCAACGCATAGGATACGCCCGCGTATCGACTGATGATCAGCACCTTGACCTGCAGCGCGACGCGCTCCAGCAGGCTGGGTGCGGCGTGATCTACGAAGAAGCGGCCAGTGGCAAGAATACAGCGCGGCCGGAGCTTGAACAGTGCCGCAAGGCGCTGCGGGCAGGGGATACCCTGGTGGTGTGGCGGTTGGATCGGCTCGGGCGCAGCCTGCCCGACCTGGTGCAGGTCGTGACCGATCTTGAGCAGCGTGGCGTCGGCTTTGAAAGTTTGACGGAAAAGATCGAAACCGGCAGCGCGGCTGGAAAGCTGATTTTTCATGTGTTCGCAGCGCTGGCCGAATTTGAGCGTGGTTTGATCCGGGAGCGGACGCAAGCCGGTTTGGCCGCCGCGCGTGCCCGAGGTCGCGCCGGTGGCCGCAAGCCGAAGCTGGACGAGCAACAGGTGAGAGAGATCAAGGCCTTGCTGCGCGACCCCGATATACACGTGGCAGACGTGGCCCGTCGCTATGGCGTATCCCGAACCACGATTTACAAGCATTGCGGCGTTGTGCAACCGCGTCATCAATAG
- a CDS encoding STY0301 family protein, translated as MKLLWALALGWACTPAAAKETLQCPDTLRVSDAVLQSPDLPAGTGIDLERHGSLSLFSVGVYSGHPRDMAQLIPSNEGEAQPRGKLISIWRFEGPYPYGKYLVCAYGPVGSVQVYKRVGDAVAVCTGTAKKDAAHDVVLSASFECE; from the coding sequence ATGAAGCTGCTGTGGGCACTCGCGCTGGGTTGGGCCTGTACGCCCGCCGCGGCGAAGGAAACGCTGCAATGTCCCGATACGCTGCGCGTTTCCGACGCGGTGTTGCAGAGCCCGGACCTGCCGGCCGGGACGGGGATCGATTTGGAGCGCCATGGTTCGCTGAGCCTGTTCTCGGTAGGGGTGTATTCGGGCCATCCGCGCGACATGGCCCAGTTGATCCCGAGCAATGAGGGGGAGGCGCAGCCGCGTGGGAAATTGATCTCCATCTGGCGATTCGAAGGCCCCTATCCCTACGGCAAATACCTTGTGTGCGCCTATGGTCCCGTCGGGAGCGTCCAGGTCTACAAGCGCGTTGGCGATGCAGTGGCTGTCTGCACGGGAACGGCGAAGAAAGATGCGGCGCACGACGTCGTCCTCAGCGCGTCTTTTGAGTGCGAGTGA
- a CDS encoding transcriptional regulator has protein sequence MTAPKDLETWLSEKVGPTYDAMKADPARAVTPDQVRRTLADLHANDDSGRQADIARAIELARSVDAGLESLLPFGPAEHLTTAEAVAAFLADADATADPAYNEHAQVLAARARAMHGIK, from the coding sequence ATGACTGCCCCCAAAGACCTTGAAACCTGGCTGTCCGAGAAGGTCGGCCCTACATATGACGCCATGAAGGCCGACCCGGCTCGCGCCGTTACGCCTGACCAGGTGCGCCGCACCCTGGCCGATCTGCATGCCAATGACGACAGCGGCCGGCAGGCTGACATTGCTCGCGCTATCGAGCTGGCCCGCAGCGTCGATGCTGGGCTGGAGTCTCTCTTACCCTTTGGTCCGGCCGAACACTTGACCACCGCTGAGGCAGTGGCCGCATTCTTGGCTGATGCCGACGCGACGGCTGACCCAGCGTATAACGAGCACGCGCAGGTCCTCGCGGCACGGGCCAGAGCGATGCACGGCATCAAGTAG
- a CDS encoding DEAD/DEAH box helicase translates to MKFTLKDYQRDAVRESLNNLGKARRLWHGEADRTAFSLTAVTGAGKTVMAAATFEALFHGDDEFRFDADPGAVVIWFSDDPNLNQQTRFRFMEASDRINYTDLVVVANTFNRPKFQAGKIYFLNTQKLSKSSLLVRGHDPEELAAKLDGTFPDMRPDLRAYTIWDTIQNTIEDPELTLYLVLDEAHRGMGSQTAASQNDKSTIVQRLINGVGSVPGIPAVWGISATVERFNKAIESAGKHIKLPNVEVDASKVQESGLIKDTILLDIPDNVGDFDTVLVRRATDKLKESSLAWSEYSKQQQEAQLVVPLMVLQVPNTPDPNEIGRALDTIFERYPELPSASVAHVFGDHTTQRFGNRDVPYVEPQRVQESTWVRVLIAKDAISTGWDCPRAEVMVSFRAASDKTHITQLLGRLVRSPLARRIPGNDRLNAVDCLLPRFNRKAVEQVVDELTTGNEAATPGRVLIDYSEVRPNPAVAPAVWEAFEALPSQTRPQRGARPAVRLTALAHELASDDILSGAGRRAHAEMHRVLDAFQADNDAKIKAKRQSVLVVDGKTVKADLRGQGRSLEQFWEDADVAVINDAYRRAARIFSPAIAHSYVDHLAGQQADRDEDPEGFLEAIMEARVTVAGLGLVMEAQAYFDAEADKLTKDWLVKYGPQIKALSDDRRESYRQIIEMSTEPQDVGLLKPEARYEATKANENGKVRVLPVWDGHLLCNEAGKYPAELNDWERTVVETESAKPEFSFWYRNPQQPGQASLGIAYEKAGQYGIVRPDFLFFATQGDGSLVIDLVDPHGLHLSDALVKLQGLALYAANHADAYRRIESIAQVKGSDKLRVLDLKRPEVRDAIAVGQDAEVLFSSGLADDYQ, encoded by the coding sequence ATGAAGTTCACGCTCAAAGACTATCAGCGCGACGCCGTCCGCGAATCCTTGAACAATCTGGGTAAGGCTCGTCGCCTGTGGCATGGCGAGGCTGATAGGACTGCTTTTTCACTGACTGCGGTCACCGGCGCGGGTAAGACTGTGATGGCGGCTGCCACATTCGAGGCGCTGTTTCATGGTGATGATGAATTCAGATTCGATGCCGATCCCGGCGCTGTGGTGATCTGGTTCAGCGACGATCCCAATCTGAACCAACAGACCCGCTTCCGCTTTATGGAGGCCAGCGACCGCATCAATTACACCGACCTGGTGGTTGTGGCAAACACCTTTAATAGACCGAAATTCCAGGCGGGAAAAATCTATTTTCTCAACACCCAAAAACTCAGCAAGAGCAGCTTGCTGGTGCGTGGCCATGATCCTGAAGAGTTGGCCGCCAAGCTGGACGGTACCTTCCCGGACATGCGCCCCGACTTGCGAGCCTACACGATTTGGGACACCATCCAGAACACCATTGAAGACCCGGAATTGACGCTCTATCTGGTGCTGGATGAGGCGCACCGAGGCATGGGCAGTCAGACGGCAGCCAGTCAGAACGACAAGAGCACTATCGTCCAGCGGCTCATCAATGGCGTTGGAAGCGTGCCCGGTATCCCGGCGGTTTGGGGTATTTCGGCTACGGTGGAGCGTTTCAACAAGGCGATTGAGTCGGCAGGCAAGCATATCAAGCTGCCTAACGTGGAAGTTGACGCTTCAAAAGTGCAGGAGTCAGGCCTGATCAAAGACACCATCCTGCTGGATATTCCAGACAATGTTGGCGATTTCGATACCGTTCTGGTGCGGCGGGCGACCGATAAATTGAAGGAATCCAGTCTTGCCTGGAGCGAGTACTCCAAGCAGCAACAAGAAGCTCAGCTTGTCGTGCCGTTGATGGTCTTGCAGGTGCCCAACACGCCTGATCCCAATGAAATCGGGCGGGCGCTGGATACTATTTTCGAACGCTACCCTGAGCTGCCGTCTGCCAGCGTAGCGCATGTTTTCGGGGATCACACCACGCAGCGCTTCGGTAACCGCGACGTGCCCTATGTCGAGCCGCAGCGGGTTCAGGAATCGACCTGGGTGCGGGTGCTGATTGCCAAGGATGCCATCAGCACCGGCTGGGATTGCCCGCGTGCCGAGGTCATGGTTTCTTTTCGTGCGGCTAGCGACAAGACGCACATCACGCAGTTGTTGGGCCGTCTGGTGCGTTCGCCGCTTGCCCGCCGTATCCCTGGTAACGACCGCCTGAATGCAGTGGACTGCTTGCTGCCGAGATTCAATCGCAAGGCTGTGGAGCAGGTGGTCGATGAGCTAACCACTGGCAACGAGGCAGCTACGCCAGGGCGCGTGTTGATCGATTACAGCGAGGTGCGGCCGAACCCTGCTGTCGCGCCTGCCGTGTGGGAGGCATTCGAGGCGCTGCCGTCACAAACGCGGCCGCAACGAGGTGCCAGGCCCGCAGTCAGACTAACCGCGTTGGCGCACGAACTGGCGTCCGACGATATTCTGTCCGGCGCAGGCCGACGGGCACACGCTGAGATGCACAGGGTTCTGGATGCGTTTCAAGCCGACAACGACGCCAAGATCAAGGCCAAGCGACAGTCGGTGCTGGTGGTGGACGGCAAGACTGTGAAGGCAGACCTGCGGGGTCAGGGCCGGAGCCTGGAACAGTTCTGGGAAGATGCCGATGTGGCCGTGATCAACGATGCTTACCGACGTGCGGCGCGCATCTTTAGCCCGGCAATTGCTCATTCCTATGTTGACCATCTGGCCGGCCAGCAAGCCGACCGCGACGAAGACCCGGAGGGCTTTCTTGAGGCCATCATGGAGGCCCGCGTAACCGTTGCTGGCTTGGGGCTGGTGATGGAAGCACAGGCTTATTTCGATGCCGAGGCCGATAAGCTAACGAAGGACTGGCTGGTCAAGTATGGGCCGCAAATCAAGGCGCTCAGTGACGATCGACGGGAATCCTACAGGCAGATCATCGAAATGAGCACGGAGCCGCAGGACGTGGGCTTGCTCAAGCCCGAGGCTCGTTATGAGGCGACCAAGGCGAACGAGAACGGCAAGGTGAGAGTGCTCCCGGTCTGGGATGGCCACTTGCTGTGCAACGAGGCCGGCAAGTACCCCGCTGAACTGAATGACTGGGAGCGGACGGTCGTCGAGACGGAATCGGCAAAGCCGGAATTCTCGTTCTGGTATCGCAACCCGCAGCAGCCAGGGCAGGCTTCGCTGGGTATCGCCTATGAAAAAGCTGGGCAGTACGGAATTGTTCGCCCAGACTTTCTGTTCTTTGCCACGCAGGGGGATGGCTCCCTTGTCATTGATCTGGTTGATCCGCATGGGCTGCATTTGAGCGACGCGCTGGTCAAGCTGCAAGGCTTGGCGCTGTACGCAGCCAACCATGCCGATGCCTATCGCCGGATCGAGTCCATTGCCCAGGTGAAGGGCAGCGACAAACTGCGCGTGCTTGACTTGAAACGGCCGGAAGTGCGGGATGCGATTGCCGTGGGCCAGGATGCAGAGGTTCTGTTCAGCAGCGGGTTGGCAGATGATTACCAGTGA
- a CDS encoding TonB-dependent siderophore receptor, which produces MTHTFTRRCHALRMTPLAAIILASVSAPPTAAAQTQPTASADLSVLPTVTVIQQSNPAQRSSTGTKTDTPLIETPQSISVIPADRMTTQGATNVKEALSYSPGVIPTRFGADSRYDWISLRGFDAYAPGFYLDGMPLRNNGNWGIWPIESYGAERIELLRGPASVLYGQSGPGGLVNAVSKRPTAEPLREVQVQVGDHGRKQIAGDFSGPLREDGTLLYRLTALTRDAELPAGGMKDDRTFIAPSLTWKPSSDTSLTLLSQFGRTRAGVFSRTRPAVGSLVPTAIGTFIPSGLFASDPTHNRFDLDTSMVGYLFEHRINEAFTVRQNARYSHLDVDYSAVQGRNFITVNPANPRDPANFTTLRRTVSGSNERIRALNLDNQLETRLRSGDVQQTVLVGLDYQRTRIDQTSYSGGSASSLNIYNPVYGGAVQIPAPWYDGVATLAQTGFYVQDQIKWHDRWLLTLGARYDRASSEVDSRLDGSHTKISESRATKRAGLTYLAPNGWAPYVSYTESFVPTATRNPATGQPFKPETGRQYEAGVRYQPEGGKQSYSAAIFDLRRKNYLTADDNFVPRQTGEVQVRGLELEASAEVLPRLNLVGSYTYTPTAEITASSTAREIGKPLTAVSRNAAALWADYRFPNRIKVGLGARFTGSNYGDLNAAPGKVPSFTVFDAMIGYDIDRWTFALNVRNLTDKTYIGNCDQYGNCYYGDERRVIATAIYRW; this is translated from the coding sequence ATGACACACACCTTTACCAGGCGCTGCCATGCGCTGCGCATGACGCCGCTCGCGGCCATCATCCTGGCCAGCGTGTCCGCCCCTCCAACCGCGGCAGCGCAAACGCAGCCCACTGCGTCCGCAGACCTCTCTGTCCTGCCCACCGTGACAGTGATCCAGCAATCCAACCCAGCGCAGCGCAGCTCCACCGGGACAAAAACCGACACGCCTTTGATCGAGACCCCCCAGTCGATTTCCGTGATCCCTGCCGATCGCATGACAACGCAAGGCGCGACCAACGTGAAAGAGGCGCTCAGCTACTCCCCGGGCGTGATTCCCACGCGCTTCGGCGCCGATTCACGCTATGACTGGATCTCGCTGCGCGGCTTCGATGCGTATGCGCCGGGCTTCTACCTGGACGGCATGCCGCTGCGCAACAACGGCAACTGGGGCATCTGGCCGATCGAGAGCTACGGCGCCGAGCGCATCGAGCTGCTGCGCGGCCCGGCCTCGGTGCTCTACGGCCAGAGCGGCCCCGGCGGCCTCGTGAACGCGGTGAGCAAGCGCCCGACGGCCGAGCCCCTGCGCGAGGTGCAGGTGCAGGTGGGCGACCACGGGCGCAAGCAGATCGCGGGGGACTTCTCCGGCCCGCTGCGCGAGGACGGCACCCTGCTCTACCGCCTCACCGCGCTCACGCGCGATGCCGAGCTGCCGGCCGGCGGCATGAAGGACGACCGCACGTTCATCGCGCCCTCGCTCACCTGGAAGCCTTCGAGCGACACCAGCCTCACGCTGCTTTCGCAGTTCGGCCGCACCCGCGCGGGCGTGTTCTCGCGCACGCGCCCCGCCGTGGGCTCGCTCGTGCCGACGGCCATCGGCACGTTCATCCCGAGCGGGCTCTTCGCCAGCGACCCAACGCACAACCGGTTCGACCTCGACACCTCGATGGTCGGCTATCTGTTCGAGCACCGCATCAACGAGGCCTTCACCGTGCGCCAGAACGCGCGCTACAGCCACCTCGACGTGGACTACAGCGCCGTCCAGGGCCGCAACTTCATCACCGTGAACCCCGCCAACCCGCGCGACCCGGCCAACTTCACGACGCTGCGCCGCACCGTGTCGGGCAGCAACGAGCGCATCCGCGCGTTGAACCTCGACAACCAGCTGGAGACGCGCCTGCGCTCGGGTGACGTGCAGCAGACGGTGCTCGTGGGCCTGGACTACCAGCGCACGCGCATCGACCAGACCAGCTACAGCGGCGGCTCGGCCAGCTCGCTCAACATCTACAACCCCGTGTACGGCGGCGCGGTGCAGATCCCGGCCCCGTGGTACGACGGCGTCGCCACGCTGGCGCAGACCGGCTTCTACGTGCAGGACCAGATCAAGTGGCACGACCGCTGGCTGCTGACCCTGGGCGCGCGCTACGACCGCGCCAGCAGCGAGGTGGACAGCCGCCTGGACGGCAGCCACACCAAGATCTCCGAGAGCCGCGCCACCAAGCGCGCCGGCCTCACCTACCTGGCGCCGAACGGCTGGGCGCCGTACGTGAGCTATACCGAATCCTTCGTGCCCACGGCCACGCGCAATCCCGCCACGGGCCAGCCGTTCAAGCCTGAGACCGGCCGCCAATACGAAGCCGGCGTGCGCTACCAGCCCGAAGGCGGCAAGCAGAGCTACAGCGCGGCGATCTTCGATCTGCGCCGCAAGAACTACCTGACCGCCGACGACAACTTCGTGCCGCGCCAGACCGGCGAGGTGCAGGTGCGCGGGCTCGAACTGGAAGCCTCGGCCGAGGTGCTGCCCCGCCTGAACCTCGTGGGCTCCTACACCTACACGCCCACGGCCGAGATCACGGCCAGCAGCACCGCGCGCGAGATCGGCAAGCCGCTCACGGCCGTGTCGCGCAATGCCGCAGCGCTCTGGGCCGACTACCGCTTCCCGAACCGCATCAAGGTGGGGCTGGGCGCCCGCTTCACGGGGTCGAACTACGGCGACCTGAACGCCGCGCCGGGCAAGGTCCCGTCCTTCACGGTGTTCGACGCGATGATCGGCTACGACATCGACCGCTGGACCTTCGCGCTGAACGTGCGCAACCTGACCGACAAGACCTACATCGGCAATTGCGACCAGTACGGCAACTGCTATTACGGCGACGAACGCCGCGTGATCGCCACCGCAATCTATCGATGGTGA
- a CDS encoding site-specific DNA-methyltransferase → MSRLTDLIAKAKAKDSALGAELDREFKILSSRLPFGLNFERHSPEAVELPLRPIRKGDKVRVLPERGTTRKGDQRLWQVKTIHKAKKTADLELLGAAEIEMQTVALNDLVVVAEFRDTVYPGLVSTGKVQRGGDKPCHTVINGENYHVLKALTYTHRGKVDAIYIDPPYNSGARDWKYNNDYVEGDDLYRHSKWLAMMERRLKEAKVLLNPENSVLIVTIDEKEYLRLGLLLEQTFEDAKIEMVSSVINPKGTGRTGDFARTNEFLFFVRFGSAIVGGMPDSEAIGAEVAWETMRRRNLASIRGRKGKGACGSNQFFPIFVDAETGAIVGRGDPLPPDVARETIKPPQGAVAVFPIRADGTEMNWEYTDTAFDNWWPKGYIRANGKKSEPQPYIIQHLPNKVRKEIATGIVTVNGRREDGAVIAKYVDATLKHVTTQWEFTSHSAEHGGTGVLKAVIPERRFPFPKSLYAVEDALRFFVADKPYSVILDFFSGSGTTAHAVMRLNKQDGGYRQCISITNNEVAAHEQRNLREAGLRPGDIEWEKWGICDYITKPRVAAVITGKTPDGEPIKGDYKFTDEFPMADGFEENAEFFTLTYETPVSVNYNLAFNRVAPLLWLRAGAQGSRIDSVPGDGWAVADAYGLLSNVDAATPFIRALAKAAEIRIAYIVTDDDRRFQAIAKRLPDGVEPVRLYESYLTNFSFTNGE, encoded by the coding sequence GTGTCCAGACTGACTGATTTGATTGCCAAGGCAAAAGCCAAGGATTCTGCCCTGGGGGCCGAGTTGGATCGAGAGTTCAAGATTCTGTCGTCGCGCCTTCCCTTTGGCCTGAACTTCGAACGGCATAGCCCGGAGGCGGTGGAATTGCCGCTGCGCCCGATTAGGAAGGGCGACAAGGTGCGTGTGCTGCCAGAGCGTGGCACAACCCGAAAGGGTGATCAGCGACTATGGCAGGTGAAAACCATCCACAAGGCCAAGAAAACGGCTGACTTGGAGTTGCTGGGTGCGGCAGAGATCGAAATGCAGACCGTGGCGCTGAATGATCTGGTGGTGGTGGCCGAGTTCCGCGACACCGTCTATCCGGGCCTGGTCAGTACCGGCAAGGTGCAGCGTGGTGGCGACAAGCCGTGCCATACGGTCATCAATGGCGAAAACTATCACGTCCTCAAGGCGCTGACTTATACCCATCGGGGCAAGGTGGATGCTATATACATTGACCCACCGTACAACAGTGGAGCAAGGGACTGGAAGTACAACAACGATTATGTGGAGGGTGATGACCTCTATAGACACAGTAAGTGGCTAGCGATGATGGAGCGGCGCCTCAAGGAGGCCAAAGTGCTACTGAATCCTGAGAATTCAGTGCTAATTGTCACCATTGATGAGAAAGAATATCTACGGTTGGGGTTGCTGTTAGAGCAGACGTTTGAGGATGCCAAGATAGAAATGGTTTCTTCAGTCATTAATCCGAAAGGGACAGGTAGAACTGGCGACTTCGCTCGTACTAACGAGTTTTTGTTTTTTGTACGGTTTGGATCGGCGATAGTGGGAGGGATGCCAGATAGTGAAGCTATTGGTGCTGAAGTTGCCTGGGAAACAATGCGTCGACGCAATCTAGCTTCGATACGAGGCAGAAAGGGGAAAGGGGCTTGCGGGTCGAATCAGTTTTTCCCGATTTTCGTGGATGCTGAGACAGGAGCAATTGTTGGTCGTGGAGATCCTTTGCCGCCAGACGTTGCGAGGGAAACCATCAAGCCGCCACAAGGTGCTGTGGCCGTTTTCCCAATTCGGGCTGATGGCACTGAAATGAATTGGGAGTACACAGATACTGCATTTGATAACTGGTGGCCCAAAGGCTACATAAGAGCTAATGGGAAAAAAAGTGAGCCACAACCTTATATTATTCAGCATTTGCCAAACAAGGTTCGCAAAGAAATTGCTACTGGCATAGTTACTGTCAACGGAAGGCGAGAGGATGGGGCTGTAATTGCAAAGTATGTTGATGCAACGTTAAAACATGTGACAACGCAATGGGAGTTTACATCTCATAGTGCGGAACATGGTGGAACCGGGGTTCTTAAAGCGGTAATTCCAGAAAGAAGATTCCCATTTCCAAAATCCCTGTACGCCGTAGAAGACGCTCTGCGGTTTTTCGTGGCTGACAAGCCTTATTCCGTTATCCTCGATTTCTTTTCAGGCTCTGGAACTACCGCTCATGCCGTTATGCGACTCAACAAGCAGGATGGCGGCTATCGTCAGTGCATTTCCATCACCAATAACGAAGTCGCTGCCCACGAACAAAGAAACTTGCGCGAAGCAGGTTTGCGCCCCGGCGATATAGAGTGGGAAAAGTGGGGTATCTGCGACTACATCACCAAACCCCGCGTTGCCGCTGTCATTACCGGCAAAACGCCAGACGGTGAACCCATCAAGGGCGACTACAAATTCACCGATGAATTTCCGATGGCCGATGGCTTTGAGGAAAACGCTGAGTTCTTTACGCTCACCTATGAGACGCCGGTATCTGTCAATTACAACCTGGCGTTTAACAGGGTTGCGCCGTTGCTGTGGCTGCGAGCTGGAGCGCAGGGCAGTCGCATAGATAGTGTGCCCGGCGATGGCTGGGCAGTGGCAGACGCCTATGGATTGCTCAGCAATGTGGATGCGGCCACACCTTTTATCAGGGCGCTGGCCAAAGCCGCTGAAATCCGCATTGCCTATATCGTCACCGATGACGACCGCCGCTTCCAGGCTATTGCTAAGCGGTTGCCTGATGGCGTCGAGCCGGTACGCTTGTATGAATCGTATCTGACCAATTTCAGCTTCACCAACGGAGAGTAA
- a CDS encoding TrlF family AAA-like ATPase yields MMENLRPKQPEARSMVFAEGALWVRADFHLHTRADREFKFTSDDNFYNSNYVDALEKAGIRLGVITNHNKFDFEEFKALRKTAQKKGIALLPGVELSVNDGANGIHTLVVFSDDWLADGHDHINPFLGVSFKGKVPAQYEQENGRSSLSLVNTIEELESYHRDFFLVFAHVEAPSGLWAELDGGRLAELGRNELFRRRTLGFQKVRTYNKLQEKNKPCRTKAQQHLGDWYPAELEGCDAKCIEDIGQGKACYLKLGELSFEAVKFALSDPAARVATEPPKHQASHIRSIHFDGGILDGQTLHFSSELNTLIGIRGSGKSSILEAVRYALDIPRGEKAQDTRYKDELIRHTLGSGGKVTLTACDVYGQEFTISRIFREAPNVYLGGKLQPGVSIRETVLRRPIYFGQKDLSSTGEGFETDLVEKLVGDKLRVLRDEIKVQRQRVRDAAQRWLKLSNTAELKRDFETQLNDANFRLTKFAEHGVADKLQKRLGFHQDATALARMMERADSFILALGSLIAEHEDELRNATSYVSKQNPDFFTAYYAEFSNLVAKVDQLKQIEREANVIAARLKTKQGEFEGASRSLQEEFAQVERQLAQELKQTGMTAIQPDDFLAQQQRKTKAEQMLQALAKQESQQTSIRDALFAEIDKLNELWLSEFNTIKVELDRVNAGHTALQIEADFKGDKEATISFMQQIFKGSNIRETTLRAVMEDYADFGGLLRALPGALAKAGSTPEVFEKTFMQNLTDFVTWQVPNRFVIRYRGKELKHHSLGQRASALLLYVLSQRQNDVIIIDQPEDDLDNQTIYDDVIKLLREMKPHAQFIFATHNANFPVLGDAEQVHACQYQDEKVATRSGSIDARPVQDAIINIMEGGQEAFNRRKEVYNLWKPQS; encoded by the coding sequence ATGATGGAAAATCTGCGACCGAAGCAGCCAGAGGCTCGATCTATGGTCTTTGCAGAAGGGGCGTTGTGGGTCCGCGCTGACTTTCATCTGCATACCCGAGCGGACCGTGAATTCAAGTTCACGAGCGATGACAACTTTTACAACAGCAACTATGTGGATGCATTGGAGAAAGCGGGCATCCGATTGGGCGTCATCACCAACCACAATAAGTTCGACTTCGAAGAATTCAAGGCACTGAGAAAGACTGCCCAGAAGAAGGGTATTGCGTTGCTGCCAGGCGTTGAGTTGTCGGTCAATGACGGGGCCAATGGTATCCACACGCTGGTTGTCTTTTCCGATGATTGGTTGGCCGATGGTCATGACCATATCAATCCCTTCTTGGGCGTCTCGTTCAAAGGAAAAGTCCCAGCCCAGTATGAGCAGGAAAATGGTCGATCTTCGCTGTCGCTGGTGAACACCATCGAGGAGTTGGAAAGCTACCACCGCGACTTCTTTCTCGTCTTTGCTCATGTCGAAGCGCCGAGTGGGCTTTGGGCCGAGCTGGATGGGGGGCGTCTTGCCGAGCTGGGCCGAAATGAGTTATTTCGCCGCCGCACGCTTGGCTTTCAGAAGGTGCGCACGTACAACAAGTTGCAAGAGAAAAACAAACCCTGCCGGACTAAAGCGCAGCAGCATCTAGGTGACTGGTATCCCGCCGAACTCGAAGGCTGCGACGCCAAATGCATAGAAGACATTGGTCAGGGCAAAGCCTGTTATCTCAAATTGGGCGAGCTGTCCTTTGAGGCGGTCAAGTTTGCCTTGAGCGATCCCGCTGCGCGGGTCGCCACGGAGCCGCCCAAGCATCAGGCGTCGCACATCCGCAGCATCCACTTCGACGGGGGCATCCTCGATGGTCAGACGCTGCACTTCTCTTCCGAACTCAACACGCTGATCGGCATCCGGGGCAGCGGAAAATCATCCATCCTGGAGGCAGTACGCTACGCCCTCGACATTCCACGCGGCGAGAAGGCGCAGGACACCAGGTACAAGGATGAGTTGATCCGCCATACCCTTGGCAGCGGCGGCAAGGTGACGCTGACAGCATGTGACGTGTACGGACAGGAATTCACCATCTCCCGCATCTTCCGCGAAGCCCCGAATGTCTATTTGGGCGGCAAGTTGCAACCCGGCGTGTCGATCCGGGAGACTGTACTGCGCCGTCCGATCTACTTCGGCCAGAAGGACCTTTCCAGCACCGGCGAAGGCTTCGAGACCGATCTGGTGGAAAAGCTGGTTGGTGATAAGCTGCGTGTGCTGCGTGACGAAATAAAGGTTCAACGCCAGCGCGTGCGTGACGCTGCTCAGCGCTGGCTCAAGCTCAGCAACACGGCCGAACTCAAGCGCGACTTCGAGACCCAACTAAATGATGCCAACTTCCGTCTGACCAAGTTCGCCGAGCACGGTGTCGCCGATAAGCTCCAAAAGCGACTTGGCTTCCACCAGGACGCCACAGCGCTCGCGCGCATGATGGAGCGGGCAGACAGCTTCATTCTCGCTCTAGGAAGTCTGATTGCCGAGCATGAGGACGAGCTGCGGAACGCAACGAGCTACGTTTCCAAGCAGAACCCGGATTTCTTCACGGCCTACTACGCCGAGTTCTCCAACCTCGTTGCCAAGGTCGATCAGCTCAAGCAGATCGAGCGAGAAGCGAACGTCATTGCAGCTCGCCTCAAGACCAAACAGGGCGAATTTGAAGGCGCAAGCAGGAGCCTTCAGGAGGAGTTCGCACAAGTCGAGCGCCAACTGGCTCAGGAGCTCAAGCAAACCGGCATGACTGCCATCCAGCCGGACGACTTCCTGGCCCAGCAGCAGCGCAAAACCAAGGCGGAGCAAATGCTTCAGGCGCTGGCCAAGCAGGAATCACAGCAGACCAGCATCCGCGACGCGCTGTTTGCCGAGATCGACAAACTCAATGAACTATGGCTGAGCGAGTTCAACACCATCAAGGTAGAGCTGGACCGCGTGAACGCTGGCCACACCGCCCTGCAGATCGAAGCGGACTTCAAGGGTGACAAGGAAGCCACCATCAGCTTCATGCAGCAGATCTTCAAGGGCAGCAACATCCGCGAAACCACGCTGCGCGCAGTTATGGAGGACTATGCAGACTTCGGCGGCCTCCTGCGTGCCCTGCCGGGAGCCTTGGCGAAGGCCGGCAGCACCCCCGAGGTCTTCGAAAAGACTTTCATGCAGAACCTGACCGATTTCGTCACCTGGCAGGTGCCCAACCGCTTCGTCATCCGCTATCGCGGCAAAGAGTTGAAGCACCACTCTCTCGGGCAGCGCGCTTCGGCGCTGTTGCTGTACGTGCTCAGCCAACGCCAGAACGACGTGATCATCATCGACCAACCGGAAGACGATCTGGACAACCAGACCATTTACGACGATGTGATCAAGCTGCTACGGGAAATGAAGCCTCACGCCCAGTTCATCTTTGCCACCCACAACGCCAACTTCCCGGTGCTGGGTGACGCGGAACAGGTGCACGCCTGCCAATACCAGGACGAGAAGGTCGCCACGCGAAGCGGCAGCATCGACGCTCGCCCGGTGCAGGACGCCATCATCAACATCATGGAAGGAGGCCAGGAAGCCTTCAACCGTCGCAAAGAGGTCTACAACCTATGGAAACCACAGAGCTGA